In Bacillus sp. KH172YL63, one genomic interval encodes:
- a CDS encoding alpha-ketoacid dehydrogenase subunit beta, giving the protein MAQMTMIQAITDALRTELRNNEDVLVFGEDVGLNGGVFRATEGLQKEFGEDRVFDTPLAESGIGGLALGLALEGYRPVPEIQFFGFVYEVMDSISGQMARMRYRSGGTYTSPVTIRSPFGGGVHTPELHADSLEGLMAQQPGLKVVIPSTPYDAKGLLISSIRDNDPVIFLEHMKLYRSFRQEVPEEEYTIEIGKADVKREGTDLSIITYGAMVHESLKAAEELEKEGHSVEVIDLRTVSPLDIDTIMASVEKTNRAIVVQEAQKQAGIAATVVAEINDRAILSLEAPVLRVAAPDTVFSFSQAEPIWLPNHKDVIETAKKVLNF; this is encoded by the coding sequence ATGGCGCAAATGACAATGATTCAAGCAATCACTGATGCACTGCGCACAGAACTACGCAACAACGAAGACGTATTAGTTTTTGGTGAAGACGTAGGTCTTAACGGTGGTGTATTCCGTGCAACGGAAGGACTTCAAAAAGAATTCGGTGAAGACCGTGTATTCGATACGCCACTAGCAGAATCAGGAATCGGTGGTTTAGCACTCGGTTTAGCATTAGAAGGGTACCGTCCAGTACCTGAAATCCAATTCTTCGGTTTCGTATATGAAGTAATGGATTCAATCTCTGGTCAAATGGCGCGTATGCGTTACCGTTCAGGCGGCACGTATACTTCACCTGTCACAATTCGTTCCCCATTCGGTGGTGGAGTACATACTCCTGAACTACATGCGGACAGCCTTGAAGGTTTGATGGCACAGCAACCTGGTCTTAAAGTTGTCATCCCATCAACTCCTTATGACGCAAAAGGACTATTAATTTCATCCATCCGTGATAATGACCCTGTCATTTTCCTGGAGCACATGAAATTATACCGTTCATTCCGTCAAGAGGTTCCTGAAGAGGAGTATACAATCGAAATCGGTAAAGCTGATGTAAAACGTGAAGGTACAGACCTTTCTATCATCACTTACGGTGCAATGGTACACGAATCATTAAAAGCTGCTGAAGAGCTTGAAAAAGAAGGTCACTCAGTAGAAGTAATTGATTTACGTACGGTTAGCCCGCTTGACATCGATACAATCATGGCTTCTGTTGAGAAAACGAACCGTGCGATCGTCGTTCAAGAGGCTCAAAAACAAGCTGGTATCGCTGCAACTGTCGTTGCTGAAATCAATGACCGTGCGATCCTTAGCCTTGAAGCACCAGTACTTCGTGTAGCGGCTCCAGACACTGTGTTCTCTTTCTCTCAAGCAGAGCCAATCTGGTTACCGAACCACAAAGACGTTATTGAAACGGCTAAAAAAGTACTTAATTTCTAA
- a CDS encoding dihydrolipoamide acetyltransferase family protein, whose protein sequence is MSFEFKLPDIGEGIHEGEIVKWFVKAGDKVEEDDVLCEVQNDKAVVEIPSPVAGTVEEILVDEGTVAVVGDTLIRFDAPGYEDLQFKGGDEEKKEEKAEAKAEEKTEGQVQATAEQGQDVKKEATPEAKSAETEVDSSKRVIAMPSVRKYARENGVEIRQVSGSGKNGRVVKEDIDAFLSGDAKPAAAKEEVKTEEKAPAAETKAAAPKAPEGEFPETREKMSGMRKAIAKAMVNSKQTAPHVTLMDEIDVTKLWAHRKKFKEVAAEKGVKLTFLPYIVKALTSALREYPALNTSIDDATSEIVHKHYYNIGIAADTEKGLLVPVVKNADRKSMFSISNEINELAGKARDGKLSGDEMKGASCTITNIGSAGGQWFTPVINHPEVAILGVGRIAEKPVVKNGEIVAAPVLALSLSFDHRMIDGATAQHALNHIKRLLNDPELLLMEA, encoded by the coding sequence ATGTCATTCGAATTCAAATTACCAGATATTGGTGAAGGTATTCATGAAGGTGAAATCGTCAAGTGGTTTGTGAAAGCTGGCGACAAAGTGGAAGAAGACGATGTACTATGTGAAGTGCAAAATGATAAAGCTGTTGTTGAAATCCCATCTCCGGTAGCGGGAACGGTTGAAGAAATTCTTGTTGATGAAGGTACTGTTGCAGTTGTTGGCGATACCCTAATCAGATTCGACGCACCTGGTTACGAAGATCTTCAGTTCAAAGGCGGAGACGAAGAAAAGAAAGAAGAAAAAGCTGAAGCAAAAGCTGAAGAAAAAACTGAAGGACAAGTTCAAGCAACAGCTGAACAAGGTCAAGATGTGAAGAAAGAAGCGACTCCGGAAGCGAAAAGCGCAGAAACTGAAGTTGATTCTTCCAAACGTGTGATCGCGATGCCTTCTGTTCGTAAATACGCGAGAGAAAATGGCGTTGAAATCCGTCAGGTATCAGGTTCCGGTAAAAACGGACGCGTAGTAAAAGAAGACATCGATGCATTCTTGAGCGGAGATGCGAAGCCTGCTGCAGCGAAAGAAGAAGTAAAAACAGAAGAAAAAGCACCTGCTGCTGAGACGAAAGCGGCTGCACCGAAAGCGCCTGAAGGTGAATTCCCTGAAACGCGTGAGAAAATGAGCGGAATGCGCAAAGCGATTGCAAAAGCAATGGTTAACTCTAAGCAAACAGCTCCTCACGTGACATTGATGGATGAAATCGACGTAACGAAACTTTGGGCTCACCGTAAGAAGTTCAAAGAAGTTGCAGCTGAAAAAGGTGTTAAATTAACATTCTTACCTTACATCGTGAAAGCATTGACCAGTGCACTTCGTGAATATCCAGCTCTTAACACATCAATTGATGATGCAACGAGCGAAATCGTGCACAAGCATTACTACAACATTGGTATCGCTGCCGATACTGAAAAAGGTCTTCTTGTACCAGTTGTGAAAAATGCAGACCGTAAGTCTATGTTCTCTATCTCTAATGAGATCAATGAACTTGCAGGAAAAGCACGTGACGGTAAACTTTCTGGTGATGAAATGAAAGGTGCATCATGCACGATCACAAATATCGGATCTGCAGGCGGCCAATGGTTCACGCCAGTCATCAATCACCCAGAGGTTGCGATTCTTGGAGTTGGACGCATTGCTGAAAAACCTGTGGTTAAAAATGGTGAAATTGTAGCGGCACCTGTGTTAGCATTATCATTGAGCTTCGATCACCGTATGATTGACGGAGCTACTGCTCAACATGCACTTAACCATATCAAGCGTTTGTTGAACGATCCAGAATTATTATTAATGGAGGCGTAA
- the lpdA gene encoding dihydrolipoyl dehydrogenase, whose protein sequence is MVVGDFPIETDTIVVGSGPGGYVAAIRAAQLGQKVTIIEKENMGGVCLNVGCIPSKALITAGHRFHQAQHSDDMGIVAENVKVNFDKVQEWKAGVVKKLTGGVEGLLKGNKAEIVRGEAYLVDENTLRVMDENSAQTYKFKNLILATGSRPIEIPSFKFSKRVLDSTGALALEEIPGKLVVIGGGYIGTELGTAYANLGSQVTILEGADDILSGFEKQMTAVVKKELKKKSVDVVTKAMAKGVDESDSGVVVKYEVNGEEKSVEADYVLVTVGRRPNTDEIGLEEVGVEMTDRGVVKIDKQCRTNIPNIYAIGDIVDGPPLAHKASYEGKIAAEAIAGEPAEIDYLGIPAVCFTDPELATVGYTEAQAKEEGLEIVAAKFPFAANGRALALNSSDGFMKLITRKEDGLIIGAQIVGSGASDMIAELGLAIESGMTAEDVAMTIHAHPTLGEISMEAAEVAMGSPIHIIK, encoded by the coding sequence ATGGTAGTAGGAGATTTCCCAATCGAAACAGATACAATCGTAGTCGGCTCAGGTCCCGGAGGATATGTGGCTGCAATCCGTGCAGCACAACTAGGGCAAAAAGTTACAATCATTGAAAAAGAAAACATGGGTGGAGTATGCCTGAACGTTGGTTGTATCCCATCTAAAGCACTTATCACTGCTGGTCACCGTTTCCATCAGGCACAACATTCTGATGACATGGGGATCGTAGCTGAAAACGTGAAAGTGAACTTCGATAAAGTTCAAGAGTGGAAAGCTGGCGTTGTTAAGAAATTAACCGGTGGTGTAGAAGGACTTCTTAAAGGAAACAAAGCTGAAATCGTTCGTGGTGAAGCTTACCTTGTAGATGAGAATACACTTCGAGTGATGGATGAAAACTCTGCTCAAACTTACAAGTTCAAGAACTTAATTCTTGCAACTGGTTCACGTCCGATTGAAATCCCAAGCTTCAAGTTCTCAAAGCGGGTTCTTGATTCAACTGGTGCACTTGCATTAGAAGAGATCCCAGGCAAACTTGTGGTTATCGGTGGAGGCTACATCGGTACTGAGCTTGGTACTGCATATGCTAATCTTGGCTCTCAAGTCACGATCCTTGAAGGCGCCGACGATATCCTTAGCGGATTCGAAAAGCAAATGACAGCAGTCGTGAAAAAAGAACTTAAGAAAAAAAGCGTAGACGTTGTGACAAAAGCAATGGCTAAAGGCGTTGACGAAAGCGACAGCGGTGTTGTTGTAAAGTATGAAGTAAACGGTGAAGAGAAATCTGTTGAAGCTGATTACGTTCTAGTTACAGTAGGCCGCCGTCCTAACACGGATGAAATCGGTCTTGAAGAAGTCGGTGTTGAGATGACGGATCGCGGTGTCGTGAAAATCGATAAGCAGTGCCGCACGAATATCCCTAACATCTATGCGATCGGGGATATCGTAGATGGACCGCCACTTGCTCATAAAGCATCTTACGAAGGGAAAATCGCTGCTGAGGCCATCGCTGGTGAGCCTGCAGAAATCGATTACCTTGGTATTCCGGCAGTCTGCTTCACGGATCCTGAATTAGCGACAGTAGGTTATACTGAAGCTCAGGCTAAGGAAGAAGGACTTGAAATCGTCGCTGCCAAATTCCCGTTTGCAGCAAACGGACGTGCTTTAGCTCTTAATTCCAGTGATGGATTCATGAAGCTGATTACACGTAAAGAAGATGGCTTGATTATTGGCGCGCAAATCGTTGGATCTGGAGCATCTGATATGATTGCTGAATTAGGACTTGCTATCGAATCTGGTATGACAGCAGAAGATGTAGCAATGACAATCCATGCTCACCCTACATTAGGTGAGATTTCCATGGAAGCAGCAGAAGTTGCAATGGGAAGCCCAATTCATATCATTAAATAA
- a CDS encoding polysaccharide deacetylase family protein, with product MKRILAPSLALLLLTACTSDATNVNEEKKKSSHADVLKSDEKQAENSKPAEDEETDEKKEPEEQTMIEKTYSINEKTWSIEPIGDANPKVVLLTIDDAPDEHALQMAQDLKALDAPAVFFVNGHFLDTDEEKQILKQIHDMGFTIGNHTYSHSSLKDLSEQEQKEEILSLNDLVESIIGERPTFFRAPYGQNTDYSRQVAVDEKMSLMNWTYGYDWEKQYQNKEAIGDIMVNSPFLTNGANLLMHDRSWTTEALTDIVKGLRNKGYEMLDPIKIQTIE from the coding sequence ATGAAGAGAATTCTGGCGCCGAGTTTAGCCCTCCTGTTATTGACGGCATGTACAAGTGACGCAACCAATGTCAATGAAGAAAAAAAGAAATCCAGTCACGCTGATGTGCTGAAGAGTGATGAAAAACAAGCAGAAAATAGTAAACCTGCTGAGGATGAAGAAACGGATGAGAAGAAGGAACCTGAAGAACAAACAATGATAGAGAAAACCTATAGCATAAATGAGAAAACATGGAGTATTGAACCGATAGGGGATGCCAATCCGAAAGTCGTGCTGTTGACGATTGATGATGCTCCAGATGAACATGCATTGCAGATGGCCCAAGATCTTAAGGCATTGGATGCACCCGCCGTATTCTTTGTGAACGGGCATTTTCTGGACACTGATGAGGAAAAACAAATATTAAAGCAAATACATGATATGGGGTTTACGATCGGGAATCACACATATAGTCATAGTAGTTTAAAAGATCTTTCGGAACAGGAACAAAAAGAAGAAATTTTATCCCTGAATGATCTTGTTGAATCGATTATAGGAGAACGGCCGACTTTTTTCAGGGCACCATACGGACAGAACACCGATTATAGCCGTCAGGTGGCAGTGGATGAAAAGATGTCGCTTATGAATTGGACCTATGGGTATGACTGGGAAAAGCAATATCAAAATAAAGAAGCGATCGGGGATATTATGGTGAACAGCCCATTCCTGACAAATGGGGCGAATCTTCTTATGCATGACCGTTCATGGACTACTGAAGCACTCACTGATATTGTGAAAGGACTTAGAAACAAAGGATACGAAATGTTGGACCCGATTAAAATCCAAACCATTGAATGA
- a CDS encoding GapA-binding peptide SR1P, giving the protein MGTIVCQSCLGTIDHYEDEKVSVLFSNCCDCGDDKELDD; this is encoded by the coding sequence ATGGGAACAATTGTATGTCAATCATGCTTAGGTACGATCGATCATTATGAAGATGAGAAGGTTTCTGTTTTATTTTCTAACTGCTGTGATTGCGGCGACGATAAAGAATTAGATGATTGA
- a CDS encoding aminotransferase class I/II-fold pyridoxal phosphate-dependent enzyme codes for MSQNETPLFTGLIEHSKKNPVQFHIPGHKKGAGMDPEFRDFIGEDALSIDLINIGPLDDLHQPKGMIKKAQDLAAEAFGADHTFFSVQGTSGAIMTMVMSVCGPGDKIIVPRNVHKSVMSAIVFSGATPIFIHPDIDEDLGISHGITTDAVAKALEQNPDAKGVLVINPTYFGISADLKKIVEISHSYDVPVLVDEAHGVHIHFHDELPLSAMQAGADLAATSVHKLGGSMTQSSVLNMKEGLVSPKRVQTILSMLTTTSTSYLLLASLDVARKRLATEGRALISRTIELSQQIRKDINNIDGLYCVGEEILGTKATYAYDPTKLIVSVKDLGISGFDAEKWLREAHNIEVEMSDLYNILCIITPGDTEIEGNQLIAALKELATSLKKQGDITPVKVMLPDIPVLSITPRDAFYAHTEVIPIDDSVGRTIAEFIMVYPPGIPIFIPGEIITQENIHYIKTNIEAGLPVQGPEDYDLRHLRVIKEHRAIR; via the coding sequence TTGTCACAGAATGAAACGCCGTTATTTACCGGCTTAATTGAACATAGTAAAAAGAATCCCGTCCAATTTCATATTCCAGGTCATAAGAAAGGTGCAGGGATGGATCCTGAATTCAGGGATTTCATCGGTGAAGATGCCCTCTCGATTGATTTGATCAACATTGGCCCCTTGGATGATTTGCATCAGCCGAAGGGCATGATTAAAAAAGCACAGGATCTTGCCGCTGAAGCATTCGGCGCAGATCATACATTTTTCTCTGTTCAGGGTACTAGTGGTGCGATCATGACAATGGTCATGAGTGTTTGCGGACCAGGAGATAAGATCATCGTGCCTCGAAATGTGCATAAGTCCGTTATGTCGGCGATTGTATTTTCAGGAGCCACTCCGATCTTCATCCATCCTGACATTGATGAAGACCTTGGGATTTCTCATGGTATCACCACCGATGCGGTTGCAAAGGCATTGGAACAAAATCCCGATGCAAAAGGGGTACTCGTCATTAATCCGACATATTTCGGTATTTCAGCAGACCTTAAGAAGATTGTTGAAATCTCTCACTCCTATGATGTACCCGTTCTTGTGGATGAAGCCCACGGGGTGCATATCCACTTCCATGATGAACTGCCACTGTCCGCCATGCAGGCAGGCGCTGATTTAGCAGCGACAAGCGTTCACAAGCTTGGGGGATCAATGACTCAAAGTTCAGTCCTTAACATGAAAGAAGGCCTTGTTTCACCCAAACGTGTACAGACCATTTTGAGTATGCTGACGACCACTTCCACTTCTTATTTGCTGCTCGCTTCACTTGATGTTGCAAGGAAGCGCCTGGCTACTGAAGGACGTGCGCTCATCTCCAGGACAATCGAGCTTTCACAGCAAATCAGGAAAGACATTAACAACATCGACGGCTTATACTGTGTTGGAGAAGAGATACTCGGAACGAAAGCAACCTATGCCTACGATCCAACCAAGCTCATCGTATCGGTGAAGGACCTTGGGATCAGCGGTTTCGACGCAGAGAAGTGGCTAAGGGAAGCCCACAATATCGAAGTTGAAATGTCCGATTTATATAACATCCTTTGCATCATCACGCCAGGAGACACTGAAATCGAAGGGAATCAATTGATCGCTGCTTTAAAAGAGCTGGCGACCAGCCTGAAGAAACAAGGAGACATCACGCCTGTCAAAGTGATGCTGCCCGACATCCCGGTTCTCTCGATTACACCAAGAGATGCCTTTTACGCACACACTGAAGTCATCCCGATCGATGATTCTGTCGGCAGGACGATTGCAGAATTCATCATGGTATATCCTCCGGGTATCCCGATTTTCATCCCCGGTGAGATCATCACCCAGGAAAATATTCATTATATCAAGACCAACATCGAGGCAGGTCTTCCTGTACAAGGTCCAGAAGATTATGACCTCCGCCATTTAAGGGTCATTAAAGAGCACCGGGCCATCAGGTAA
- a CDS encoding NAD(P)H-dependent flavin oxidoreductase, protein MNWNTRVTELLNIQYPIIQGGLAHLAYAELAAAVSNAGGLGQITAMSLDNPGQLRDEIKKVRSMTDQPFGVNFAIGQHGRPFSDFLEVAIDEHVPVVSVTGGNPTPFFNQLEGKDIAKLVLVASKRQAVKAEELGADAVMVVGQEGGGHLGKDDIGTFVLIPQVVDAVNIPVIASGGVGDGRGLMAALSFGAEGVEMGTRFIATKECVHASDVYKRALIEGEESGTVVIKRSLGAPARALANSWTKQILEAETLNAGYEGLKEYISGEANKRYIYDGEIDGGFAWAGQVMGLIHDVPSVKDLVQRMISQGEGIRRQWN, encoded by the coding sequence TTGAATTGGAATACGCGTGTAACAGAGTTATTGAACATACAATATCCGATCATACAGGGAGGGCTTGCCCACTTGGCATATGCAGAACTGGCTGCAGCTGTATCGAATGCTGGGGGCCTTGGACAGATCACTGCGATGTCACTGGACAACCCGGGGCAATTGCGTGATGAAATTAAAAAGGTGAGATCTATGACCGATCAGCCATTCGGCGTCAATTTCGCAATCGGACAGCATGGTCGTCCGTTCAGTGACTTTCTCGAAGTCGCCATTGATGAACATGTACCGGTGGTATCCGTTACGGGAGGAAATCCGACACCTTTTTTTAACCAGCTTGAAGGAAAAGATATCGCTAAACTTGTACTCGTCGCCTCGAAAAGGCAAGCCGTAAAAGCAGAAGAGCTCGGTGCCGATGCCGTTATGGTAGTGGGACAGGAAGGTGGAGGGCATCTCGGTAAGGATGATATCGGTACATTTGTCTTGATCCCGCAAGTGGTGGACGCCGTTAACATCCCAGTTATCGCATCCGGCGGTGTCGGGGATGGACGGGGGTTGATGGCTGCGCTCAGCTTCGGAGCTGAAGGGGTTGAGATGGGCACGAGGTTTATCGCAACCAAGGAATGCGTCCATGCCTCCGACGTATATAAGCGTGCCTTGATTGAAGGGGAAGAGAGTGGTACAGTAGTCATCAAACGATCTTTAGGCGCACCTGCAAGGGCCCTGGCAAATTCCTGGACCAAACAGATCCTTGAAGCGGAAACTTTGAACGCTGGCTATGAAGGATTAAAAGAATACATAAGCGGTGAAGCAAATAAGCGGTATATATACGATGGAGAAATAGATGGAGGCTTTGCGTGGGCAGGGCAGGTGATGGGATTGATCCATGACGTCCCATCCGTTAAAGATCTCGTTCAGCGGATGATCTCCCAGGGAGAAGGCATCCGCCGGCAATGGAACTGA
- a CDS encoding UPF0223 family protein, with the protein MEYQYPFDIDWSTEEVIDVIAFFEAVERAYEKSISRDDLMNRYKRFKEIVPGKAQEKTICNEFEESSGYSAYRVVKKMKDVPESEHITMK; encoded by the coding sequence ATGGAATATCAATACCCTTTTGATATAGACTGGTCAACCGAGGAAGTCATTGATGTCATCGCGTTTTTTGAAGCAGTCGAAAGAGCTTATGAAAAAAGCATTTCAAGGGATGACCTTATGAACCGCTACAAGCGCTTTAAAGAGATTGTACCAGGTAAAGCCCAAGAAAAGACGATATGCAATGAATTTGAAGAGTCAAGCGGCTACTCCGCTTATCGGGTCGTGAAAAAGATGAAGGACGTTCCTGAATCAGAACATATCACGATGAAGTAA
- a CDS encoding YktB family protein, with protein sequence MTFNGFTTEDFNVFNIDGLENRMTAIQEQIRPKLEYLGGLFTPSLSAMTGDEMFYHVAKHARRSVNPPDDTWVAFANNKRGYKKHPHFQIGLWETHLFVWFAMIYEAPGKAAFGKMVEERADEIRSMIPGHFVWSGDHTKPEATPFSTMSHENFIALSERVQHVKKAELLCGLHLDRDEVTNLSGEELIEKINNAFETLLPFYKMN encoded by the coding sequence ATGACATTTAACGGATTCACAACCGAAGATTTTAATGTATTTAACATCGATGGCCTTGAAAATCGTATGACTGCCATCCAGGAACAGATTAGACCGAAACTGGAATATCTCGGCGGTCTTTTTACACCGTCTTTAAGCGCGATGACAGGCGATGAAATGTTTTACCATGTGGCTAAGCATGCACGCCGTTCAGTCAATCCTCCCGATGATACATGGGTTGCATTCGCCAACAATAAACGTGGATATAAAAAGCATCCGCATTTCCAGATTGGACTGTGGGAAACCCATCTTTTTGTATGGTTCGCAATGATCTATGAAGCGCCTGGCAAAGCCGCTTTCGGAAAAATGGTAGAAGAAAGAGCCGATGAAATCAGATCGATGATTCCTGGCCACTTTGTATGGTCGGGGGATCATACAAAACCTGAGGCCACACCTTTTTCTACTATGTCACATGAAAACTTCATTGCATTAAGTGAACGTGTCCAGCACGTAAAGAAAGCTGAACTTCTTTGCGGGCTTCACCTTGATCGTGATGAGGTGACCAATCTTTCCGGTGAAGAACTGATCGAAAAAATTAATAATGCCTTTGAAACACTTTTACCCTTTTATAAAATGAACTAA
- a CDS encoding inositol monophosphatase family protein, with protein sequence MTNWTELDQNVRAWIGEAGERIRQSFKNELSIKTKSNRNDLVTDMDEATERFFTENIRTTYPDHQILGEEGYGDELKELSGVTWIIDPIDGTMNFVHQQRNFAISIGIYDQDEGKLGYIYDVVHDELYFAHKGHGVYMNDVKLPKLEPVPVEDAIVALNALWVTDNKRINPAILSPLVKDVRGTRSYGSAAIELAYVASGRLDAYLTMRLAPWDFAAGKIMIEELGGVVSDLEGNPLDPLNKSSLFVGKPGLHQTILTDYLQKTQ encoded by the coding sequence ATGACAAATTGGACTGAGTTAGATCAAAATGTGAGAGCGTGGATTGGAGAAGCCGGTGAGCGGATTCGTCAGTCATTCAAAAACGAATTGAGTATAAAAACGAAATCGAACCGGAATGATCTTGTCACGGATATGGATGAGGCGACTGAGCGCTTCTTTACTGAAAACATCCGTACCACCTACCCGGATCATCAAATATTGGGTGAAGAAGGTTATGGGGATGAATTGAAAGAGTTATCGGGTGTTACCTGGATCATCGACCCTATTGACGGGACAATGAACTTTGTTCATCAACAACGAAACTTTGCCATTTCAATCGGTATCTATGATCAGGATGAAGGTAAATTAGGATACATATATGATGTGGTGCACGACGAGCTGTACTTTGCGCATAAGGGTCACGGTGTCTACATGAATGACGTGAAACTTCCAAAGCTTGAACCTGTACCTGTCGAGGATGCAATCGTTGCTCTGAATGCGCTTTGGGTTACGGATAATAAACGCATTAATCCAGCAATCCTTTCCCCGCTCGTAAAAGATGTGAGGGGAACCCGTTCTTATGGATCCGCTGCGATAGAACTCGCATATGTTGCATCAGGCAGACTCGATGCCTATTTAACGATGAGACTTGCACCGTGGGACTTTGCAGCAGGGAAAATCATGATCGAGGAACTTGGCGGAGTCGTCTCCGACTTGGAAGGAAACCCGTTGGACCCACTGAACAAGAGCTCACTCTTCGTCGGGAAACCCGGTTTACACCAAACTATTCTGACGGATTACCTTCAGAAAACACAATAA
- a CDS encoding YlaF family protein: MENIKWIFVFFSIMAAVSLMGIAVSISLQSLLLAGASTVCLLIVMGFGFKTKKRYRQEGKL, from the coding sequence ATGGAAAACATCAAGTGGATTTTTGTATTTTTTTCAATTATGGCCGCAGTGTCATTAATGGGGATCGCCGTTTCCATCAGCTTACAGAGTTTACTGTTGGCTGGTGCGAGTACCGTTTGTTTACTGATTGTGATGGGCTTTGGTTTCAAAACAAAGAAGAGATACAGACAAGAAGGAAAGCTTTAA